CCTCAGACAATCTCTGGCTGGTTCAGGACAGGCCCCTGCCCTTCCGCCTGCTTTCCCTCGTGCTTGAAGTGAGCTTTTCCTGAAGCAGCCGACACGCCTTCCCTGCTTGATCCCGCAATGCCTTGAAACACCTTGGTGGGGAGGAACCCTTGCGCAAAAGGGCATCCTCCCCGGCGGCCTCCCCAAAAAAATTATCATTTCATTGAACCATGTTCATATCGACCTGAACGCGGCTGCCAGAAACCACACCTTCCGCCATGGTGCAGCCCTACAACCAACCTGTCATATTCGCCTGTTTACGGCATCTCCCTGAATCAACAAAGGAGAACACCATGCTGGCATTTGCCACCGAACCCTTCACCCAACTGGAGGCCGAGGCCCGGCCCCTCACCGCCGCGCACTGGAGCGAAGTGGAGGCCCCCCTGCACGGAGACGCGCCCTATGGTCTGGACGCGGCACGCTACGCCCGCCTTGAGAGCCTGGGCATGCTGCACGTCAGCACGGCCCGCACGCCCGACGGTGCTCTGGCGGGCTATGCGGCCTTTACCCTTGTTCCCTGCCCGCACCGTCAGGGCATGCTGCTGGCGGCTCTGGACGGCCTGTATCTGGCCCCGCAGGCGCGGGGCGGCTTCACGGCCCTTGGCCTGCTGCGCCATGCCGAGGCCGAACTCCGGCAACGCGGCGCGGGTCTTGTGCAATACAGTTCCCCAGCCTCGCGCCCCTGTGACGCCCTGTACCGCCGCCTGGGCGCGCACCATACCGAAACCATCTGGCACAAGGAGCTTTGCTGATGGCCATTGCAACCAGTACAGCCGCTGCCATAAGTGCGGCCGTGGCTCTGGCCGGAGCCGCCGTAGGCACGGTCAGTTCCATCCAGCAGGCCGAAAGCCGCCGCCAGCAGGCCGAATACCAGTCCAAACTGGCTGAACGCAGCGCGCAGCAGGCGGAACAGAGCGCCACCCTGGCGGATGATGCCGCCCGGCAGGAAAAACAGGCCGGGTATGAAGCCGCGGTAAAAAAACGGCAGGAGGCCGCCCGCATCATCGGCGGGCAAAGAGCGCAGGCATCGACATCCGGCGCGCAGGTTGACGCGGGAAGTCAGCTTGACCTGAACCTTGATACTGCGGAAAAAGGCGAACTGGACGCCCTGGCCCAGGAGCAGCAAGGCAATGCCGCCGCGTACAACCAGCAGGTGCGCGCCTGGAACCTGCGCAATCAGGCCACAGGGGCCGCCCTGAATGCCGAAAATCTCGGCAGTCACGCGCAGACCGACTATCTGGGCCTGACCTCCACCCTGCTCAACGGCGCTTCCCGCATGGGGCGCAACTTCTACACCCTCGGCACGCGCGGCCCGCTGTTGCCCTGAGCACGGGGGGAAGGAGGAAATGCTTTTGTGGGGGAGGGACGTCAGCCCCTTGAGCCCCGCAATCTCGGTTGTCGGGCCAAAATGCTTTTGTGGGGGAGGGACCCTTTTGAAAAAGGGTCTCCTCCCCCACGCCCCCACCCCCTAAAACTTTTATTCCTGTTTTACGGCTCTTGAAAAGGGAACCGTGGCCGTCAGCACCAATGGTCTGCTGCGCAACAGGCTGGACAGAGAATATTTCAAACAGGGTCTGACCCTTATGATTGAAACGCTTCAGCCGCAAACCATCGTCAACTACAGCCGGATGCCGGACGATATTTTCGGGCCTTACCGTAATAACGGGCCAGAACTGATTGAAATACCATACTACGCATTTTCTGCTCGCAAGGAGGCCGCGTAATGGGTGGTGGACGTGGTGGTGGATTTTTTGCCGGAACAGACGGCTGGCGCGCGTCAGAGGCTTTTGCCAGGGGAACGCTAGTTGCGGCGGCTGCTCAGAACACGGCTACGGACGCTGGCGGCGGCTCCGGCGGGATACTTGATGCTTTGCGCCCGTGGTGGTCTTACCCGTATGGGCATCCGGAAAAAACAAAAAACATTAAGCTGCTACAGGGACTTGTGAAATCTGGAGCGGAAAAAATGGGAAGCGGTTTTATAAACCATCCTGATGCGCAGAATTACATAATGAAAAATGGTGTCATATTTTTAAAAGAATTAATTACCAATCGCAGGCAGAGCAGAATGAAAAATAAATAACACACTATGAGCGAATAAAAAACCAAAGCAATAGCAGTAAACAAGCTATTGCTTTGGTTTTGTAACAGTATATTTATTAATATATTTTCCAGAAAAGAAATATGCGCTTAATATAAAGTATAAATAAATTACTGACGCTAGAAATCCGTGATCAATAGGAACAAGGCGATCTTTTTTAAAAAAAAGAATATTGGGTGTAGCACCAGGTTGTGTCGTAAGTGATATTCCATCACTTGAAGATCCAATAAAACTGAGCAACATCATAATGGCGCAATATGACAATATAAAATTAACGCTGCCCTCCAGAATTTTGGGGCGAAAAAAGCTTGCCACAAGGGCAATGCCCACAAAAACACGTATGCATTCCGTCATTACTACATAAGCAAAAGATGCCTGCTCCCAATGTCCGCCATACAGCCATATAAAGTGGTCAACAATAATAAAGGCAAGTAGTACGATTCTATGGCGATTATCAATAGATATACGCATAGTTAACAACCTCAGACTGTCTGTCTTTACAAAAAATCATCGAAACAATTGCAATGATCGCATTAAGATTCAACACAAGATACGCTTAGTGCCTACTCCAGCTCCATTACGGCTTAATAATAGCTAGCTACACTTTTTAAATATTACGTTAGCAAGAATTAATAATATTTTTACATGATTTATTTATGTTTTTTTGCAATAATTTCTGGGTCAATATACTTTCCAGAGAAAAAGTATGCACTCAATATGAAATATGCATAAAAGGCTACTGCCAAAAATCCGTACTCAATAGGAACAAAACGATCTTTTTTGAACCAAAAAACATTGACCATTGAGCCTGGTATATCAGAATTCCTTGCTTTCTCCGTACTTCCAAAAATATTTAGCACAAACATGGCCAGGCAATACGCCAGCACAAACTTAACGCTGCCTTCCAGAATCTTGGGGCGAAAAAAACTTGCCACAAGGGCAATGCCCACAAAAACACGTATACATTCCGTCATGACCACATACGCAAAAGACGCCTGCTCCCAATGCCCGGCATACAGCCACACCAGGTGATCAAGCACAACAAAGAGCAAGAGCACTATTCTATGGCGATTATCAACAGATATACGCATCCAAGCCTCGCGCTGGCCTGTTATTGCAAAAGATCATCGCTACTCTAGGGGCTGTTTTTAAATTAATGATTTTGCGCCAAGGGCAAGAAAAAAGGGCCTTTTGTCGCAGCCAATTGGACAAAAGAATTATTTAGAAACAGTCCCTAGCCACTGAACGCATCAGACCTCACTGCACGCTGCGGCTTTCTTCGGCAACCTGTCCCATAAGGGCTTCAAGGTTTTCAACAGCAACCAGCCGCCCGGTGCTGCCGCTGTCAAAATTCACTTTTCCGTTCACCCGGTAACTTTCGCCATTGCCGTGATCATAGACCGTAAAAGGCACCAGCCAGTCGCCATTTTTGGCGCGAGCCTCGCCCACCTGTCGTATTTCCTTGCGACCAATGGAAGCGTCGGCGAACAGGGGGGCCAGCACGCCCTGAGCGGCACGCCCCTCCACCTTGCGCCCGGCAAACGCGCCGGAACTGATGCCATTGACGATAAAGGCGCGTGATTCATTGAGCAGAAGGGCGCGCACCGTGGCGCTGCCCTGCTCGCCCGATGCGGCCTGCGAAAACAGTATGGCCAGCATGGGCGGCAACTCGGCCGCTACCTGCGGCTGTTTGGCCCGCCGCACAAAAATATCCAGAGCGGCAGCAAGAATGCCGTCCATATCCACAAGCTTTTCAAAAGCCGCCGTATCGGCGCTTTCCACGGCTTTGCCAGCCTGCACAACACACTGCCGCGCGGCGGCTGCCGTGCCTGCCGCCAGTGACGGCGCGGCAAATCCCAAACACAGGGTCATTAAAAAAAGACACAACAAAACCAGCGACATGGCCCTTCTATGGGCCGTGCCGCTGCATTGGCGCGAACAGTTCAGCATAGTTCCTCCGGCAGCGCCCCCTTGAGAGCCAGGGGCAGGCCGCAACTGACAAAAACCACATGGTGA
The window above is part of the Desulfovibrio sp. genome. Proteins encoded here:
- a CDS encoding GNAT family N-acetyltransferase, encoding MLAFATEPFTQLEAEARPLTAAHWSEVEAPLHGDAPYGLDAARYARLESLGMLHVSTARTPDGALAGYAAFTLVPCPHRQGMLLAALDGLYLAPQARGGFTALGLLRHAEAELRQRGAGLVQYSSPASRPCDALYRRLGAHHTETIWHKELC